Proteins from a single region of Fusobacterium gonidiaformans ATCC 25563:
- a CDS encoding hemagglutinin repeat-containing protein, with amino-acid sequence MKKRMGILYTIFMGLSLYAANVEVDKQASPNLRMDKAPNGIPLVNIEAPNEKGWSHNVFREYHVGKEGIIYNNGLYFSDSQLGGVIYGNPNLQAGQKTAGTILTEISGSGRSKLEGFTEIAGDKANYILANPNGIYINGAGFLNTPQVTLTTGKANTETVSGGKIEIDGKGVDLRNVNRSAFITRVAELSGPVYGGKEVIFQLGKGVAEGEEKPEFSFDARALGSLYAGRIEIISNEKGVGVKSLAPLRATAADLHMSVQGKAELKTAEAKTKIQLEAEAAKIQEKLLAEKSIQMKLQTLENRGEIAANETVQISGDVQNHHRISANKNILLQGKTLVNEGELLSNQEMTIEMEQFENKKKAESKEMKITAREVKNTGNIAANFMNVTIEKLKNEGDFIAYQDGKAKISQWENTKRFQTGELDSDVLKNYGKILTRRDFGVRHFENQGQVSSLGNISIQSAKNGTEGRIQSQREIKIASSLENEGKIQGKTIEIHHAKNRGEIGAIENLKAYELENHGILEARNIQIRNQGKLFNGGYLQSTESGSLEIHAKELENAKEIHSDNVLHIKTEVLKNQGNILSKNLLDVETAHLENANILYGGKQVGIQTGVFQNTGKIYSNHTMKLKATEVDLDENILAKDLLQVETDRLKLDKGYITESDLELRIKGDYKNSKELVAKNLSLQAENIHNESLLGSKGRLTLKSKKLFNRENALLFSREDSVLHGETLENHGEIYSGKNLHMEYTDSIRNLTARMEAEGDIGIKTKLFENKGHLTGDYSKKWVKGSHSSLDVQKLPKSFLKRVDEELQEEYDGSGRRHKRWEGEKYLSRAEEGESHYISHKSFVRAGKNLDIIADRVLNQEADIVVNQDFHVKAKEFINTREKKEIKIRLQFAREYSYKKRLRRRHKRTHSTFRAVLPWKQDLYSDKSTRVLVGGKLSIEAKKVGNGEYTQGTESIFKQSPSSFQIINNVQSPIFETKKTSEINPLPYLTLPTGENGQFRMSSPDSNPKFSYLIETNSRFTDKGMYLGSDYFFSRISFNPDRNIRLLGDSYYETKLINQAVLEGTGKRYLYSSDHNVERKMLFDAGIKAQKDLQLSLGIALTKEQLERLTSDILWYVEEEVHGEKVLVPKLYLSSKTVAAISEQKGNILSSGNDLEIQAMEVANTGKIEGEKKVLISAQDFSQEALYETTGVKGERVKVSTTKDLQNLGGEFLAKEEMILESKGKLQNEKKISIHKNDYHDVFSTSAGSGKIQGKSVSVSGKRVENKGAEIQAKEKVFIFGEKGISLDTVETLSGKVSGSPNNYVKTEQRRNLGSEVHGERVELLSGKDILVKGSKLSAEKELDLAAKENIEVVAAQDSDLYERHKEKSKSFGRGSSETEIHYTTSHRASQLQGENVELHAGKDIAVLGSHIQAGVEGKAVLEAEGKITQAGVKDTEYSFYEKTKTGFLGITKKTKSQESYQEEAVKSATVAGEQGAYYDAKHDLVLEGVNVVSTGKVTLQGKNISLKPLETTSWTEVKEKKRGFAGSIGNGGVSVSYGTDKKSQKDTQKTQNISEITSGKTLTISAEETLTGSSVNLYGREGIRVTGEEGIHLSTAKNTREVQQKQSSTRVGANIGVKSELLNTVENIKNLDKLVDSSGDGYAVLNTASNLVGAIKDGSAALNHITKESYGKKTNAKGKQDLANDNYRVLSTNWKDYLSAGVSLTKKKAESRNYQEEVVQNQMESEGNIVLSSKQGSISLEGTEIKTPKDVKLLAKEKVEVRAAEQKNAFSSSSSQRGAGLDMNGSLTASASGQKGRGEGTSYVNSHIQAGGDYQVLAKEILHEGANVKAGTIHMKGEKILVVSKQDTSHQKDSSYGGSLSFSVNPKVTLNSVQLSARKGKGKGAWVSEQTSLLAEHGGEIVAEHLENRGAIFASESETNQLKIRAHHLEVHDLEDSHHYENRGGGVSLSSKVPNISVSHDKIEKEQKTRATAVNTEFVIAGEEKKAEELGFNTELSKAQEISKEKEKHLNAQLHTDLLGKDKQEELQRAGKVLQDVQRAAINEENTKGDFLERYRRERIMRGISEVVAKNPEWLSVLDMTAENSGKSEAELERAKAAVMNQAMNQFAISRGYPVKYDQEGNAILPITTIVTKISDPNTPMYMSATGDQFVIDEDYVLSMTKEQALNGIGHEYGHYSKVDDIATRDQTVANHTGKRVEELTKNLSSKPVSEATWKNLVNTSSVITGPGADVIANRIPVDEREYVNWHRLGEGVIETGISGVRIVQGAGEVTVGAGILSTGVGFVPGGLLAGHGSSEVVFGVNDGVAGLHKIWLAILEKDDVAEKNYLREKFGEGYSLFNYMSAASTSQTQTIKHAYGNTEKLSSSPYKESEKGKVLGDKPAKGYEYVRKGVIRGPKGGEYIEVGKTAQGSIVYKGSSGYRIFEGGRLKAISSGEIVERVSGKEVFYGGRKGNLKTRAQNEKIADYLKKEDWEITGGGNKTSEEYMEPLIKGDKKGANYIDVTAEKMIDGKKVTIRINTVDIDKKTGALTNREAAAEQLINIKIQRENQGNPKLITIPKGQGLGNLEEMIKKSVED; translated from the coding sequence ATGAAAAAAAGAATGGGAATTTTGTATACTATTTTTATGGGACTTTCATTGTATGCAGCAAATGTGGAGGTAGATAAGCAGGCGTCTCCGAATTTGAGAATGGATAAGGCGCCAAATGGAATTCCTTTGGTAAATATAGAAGCACCCAATGAAAAAGGTTGGTCTCATAATGTGTTTCGGGAATATCATGTTGGAAAAGAAGGGATTATTTACAACAATGGACTGTATTTTTCTGATTCTCAATTGGGGGGAGTCATTTATGGAAATCCGAACTTACAAGCAGGACAAAAGACGGCGGGAACCATTTTGACAGAAATTTCCGGAAGCGGAAGAAGCAAGCTGGAAGGTTTTACTGAAATTGCAGGAGACAAAGCCAACTATATTCTTGCCAATCCTAACGGAATTTATATCAACGGGGCGGGTTTTCTCAATACTCCTCAAGTCACTCTTACAACAGGGAAAGCGAATACGGAAACGGTAAGTGGAGGAAAAATAGAGATCGACGGAAAAGGAGTCGATTTAAGGAATGTAAATCGTTCCGCCTTTATTACAAGAGTGGCAGAATTATCCGGACCGGTATATGGTGGAAAGGAAGTAATTTTTCAATTGGGAAAAGGGGTAGCAGAGGGAGAAGAAAAGCCGGAATTTTCTTTTGATGCAAGAGCTTTGGGTTCTTTGTATGCAGGAAGAATTGAAATTATTTCGAATGAAAAGGGAGTAGGAGTCAAAAGTCTTGCTCCTCTTCGTGCTACTGCCGCAGATTTACACATGTCGGTACAAGGGAAGGCGGAATTGAAAACAGCGGAAGCAAAAACGAAGATTCAGCTTGAGGCGGAGGCTGCGAAAATTCAGGAAAAGCTTTTGGCGGAGAAATCCATTCAAATGAAGCTTCAAACTTTGGAAAACAGAGGAGAAATTGCAGCGAACGAAACGGTACAAATTTCCGGAGATGTACAAAATCATCATCGTATTTCTGCAAATAAAAACATTCTTCTTCAAGGGAAGACTCTTGTAAATGAAGGAGAACTTTTATCGAATCAAGAGATGACGATAGAAATGGAGCAGTTTGAAAACAAAAAGAAGGCAGAAAGCAAAGAGATGAAAATTACAGCTCGGGAAGTAAAAAATACGGGAAACATCGCTGCCAATTTTATGAATGTTACAATAGAGAAACTTAAAAATGAGGGAGATTTCATTGCGTATCAGGATGGAAAGGCAAAGATTTCTCAATGGGAGAATACGAAACGATTTCAAACGGGAGAGTTAGATTCCGATGTTTTGAAGAATTATGGGAAAATTTTAACAAGAAGGGATTTTGGAGTTCGCCATTTTGAAAATCAGGGACAGGTTTCCTCTTTGGGAAATATCAGTATTCAGTCGGCAAAAAACGGAACGGAAGGAAGAATACAGTCCCAACGGGAAATTAAGATAGCAAGTTCTCTTGAGAATGAAGGAAAGATACAGGGGAAGACTATAGAAATACATCATGCGAAAAATCGTGGAGAAATAGGAGCGATAGAAAATTTAAAAGCTTATGAATTGGAAAATCATGGAATATTAGAAGCAAGAAATATACAAATTCGTAATCAGGGAAAATTATTCAATGGAGGTTATCTTCAATCGACAGAAAGCGGAAGTTTGGAAATCCATGCGAAAGAGTTGGAAAATGCAAAGGAGATTCATTCTGACAATGTTTTGCATATAAAAACGGAAGTTTTAAAAAATCAAGGGAACATTTTGTCCAAAAATTTGCTGGATGTGGAAACAGCTCATCTGGAAAATGCAAACATTCTGTACGGAGGAAAACAAGTGGGGATTCAGACCGGGGTTTTCCAAAATACAGGAAAAATATATTCGAACCATACTATGAAATTAAAGGCTACGGAAGTGGATCTGGATGAAAATATTTTGGCAAAAGATCTTCTTCAAGTGGAAACGGATCGACTGAAGCTGGACAAGGGGTACATTACGGAAAGTGATTTAGAGCTTCGAATAAAAGGAGATTACAAAAATTCCAAGGAGTTGGTCGCCAAGAATCTCAGCTTACAAGCGGAAAATATTCACAATGAATCTTTGTTGGGAAGTAAGGGAAGACTCACCTTGAAGAGCAAAAAGCTGTTCAATAGAGAAAATGCTCTTCTTTTCAGTAGAGAGGACAGTGTTTTACATGGAGAAACTCTGGAAAATCATGGAGAAATCTATAGCGGAAAAAATCTGCATATGGAATATACAGATTCCATCCGAAATTTAACTGCCAGGATGGAAGCGGAAGGAGATATCGGTATCAAAACCAAGCTCTTTGAAAATAAAGGGCATTTAACAGGAGATTATAGCAAAAAATGGGTCAAAGGAAGTCATAGCAGCCTAGACGTTCAAAAATTGCCGAAGAGTTTTTTAAAGCGAGTGGACGAAGAATTGCAAGAAGAATATGATGGTTCCGGAAGAAGACATAAAAGATGGGAAGGAGAAAAATATTTAAGCAGAGCGGAAGAAGGAGAAAGTCACTATATTAGCCATAAGTCCTTTGTAAGAGCCGGAAAAAATTTAGACATTATCGCGGATCGGGTACTCAATCAGGAAGCGGATATTGTCGTAAATCAAGATTTTCATGTCAAAGCAAAGGAATTTATCAATACCAGAGAGAAGAAAGAAATTAAAATCAGACTGCAATTTGCACGAGAGTATTCCTACAAGAAAAGGCTAAGAAGAAGACATAAAAGAACTCATTCTACTTTCCGAGCCGTGCTTCCGTGGAAACAGGATTTATACTCCGACAAATCAACCAGAGTTCTGGTGGGAGGAAAACTAAGTATCGAGGCGAAAAAAGTAGGAAATGGGGAGTATACACAGGGAACAGAATCTATTTTCAAACAAAGTCCGAGCAGTTTTCAAATTATAAATAATGTACAAAGTCCGATATTTGAGACAAAGAAAACTTCCGAAATCAATCCTTTGCCGTACCTGACTTTGCCGACAGGAGAAAACGGACAGTTTCGAATGAGTTCTCCGGATTCGAATCCAAAATTTTCTTACTTGATAGAAACGAATTCAAGATTTACGGATAAGGGAATGTATTTGGGATCGGACTATTTCTTCTCCAGAATATCGTTTAATCCGGATAGAAATATACGACTTTTGGGAGATTCCTATTATGAAACAAAATTGATTAATCAGGCAGTTTTGGAAGGAACCGGAAAACGATACCTATATTCCTCAGACCATAACGTGGAAAGAAAAATGCTTTTTGATGCAGGAATAAAAGCTCAGAAAGATTTACAGTTATCTCTAGGAATTGCTTTGACAAAAGAACAGCTTGAAAGATTGACATCGGATATTTTATGGTATGTCGAAGAGGAAGTGCACGGAGAAAAGGTCTTAGTTCCAAAGTTGTATCTTTCTTCCAAAACCGTAGCAGCAATTTCGGAGCAGAAAGGAAATATTCTATCTTCCGGGAACGATTTGGAGATTCAGGCAATGGAAGTGGCGAATACAGGAAAGATAGAAGGAGAGAAAAAAGTTCTTATCTCGGCACAAGACTTTTCTCAAGAGGCTCTGTATGAAACAACAGGGGTAAAAGGAGAACGGGTAAAGGTTTCGACTACAAAAGATTTGCAGAATTTAGGAGGAGAATTTCTCGCAAAAGAAGAGATGATTCTGGAAAGCAAAGGAAAGCTTCAAAATGAAAAGAAAATTTCGATTCATAAAAATGATTACCATGATGTTTTCAGTACTTCGGCAGGCAGTGGAAAGATTCAAGGAAAAAGTGTTTCGGTCTCCGGAAAGAGAGTGGAAAATAAAGGAGCTGAAATTCAGGCAAAGGAAAAGGTATTCATCTTTGGAGAGAAAGGCATTTCTCTAGATACGGTGGAAACACTTTCAGGAAAGGTCAGCGGAAGTCCGAATAATTATGTGAAGACAGAGCAAAGAAGAAATTTGGGAAGTGAAGTCCATGGAGAAAGAGTAGAGCTTCTTTCCGGAAAAGATATTCTGGTAAAAGGAAGCAAACTTTCTGCGGAAAAAGAATTGGACTTAGCTGCCAAAGAAAATATAGAAGTGGTGGCAGCACAGGATTCCGATTTGTATGAAAGACACAAAGAAAAGAGCAAAAGTTTTGGAAGAGGGAGCAGTGAAACAGAAATTCACTATACGACAAGCCATCGGGCAAGTCAACTGCAAGGAGAGAATGTTGAGCTTCATGCCGGAAAAGATATTGCTGTCTTGGGAAGTCATATCCAAGCAGGGGTGGAAGGAAAGGCAGTTTTGGAAGCGGAAGGAAAGATTACACAAGCAGGAGTGAAGGATACGGAATACTCCTTCTATGAAAAAACAAAAACGGGATTTTTGGGGATTACGAAAAAAACAAAAAGTCAGGAATCGTATCAGGAAGAAGCCGTCAAGTCCGCAACCGTAGCAGGAGAACAAGGAGCCTATTATGATGCAAAACATGATTTGGTATTAGAAGGGGTCAATGTTGTTTCGACAGGAAAGGTCACATTGCAAGGAAAGAATATTTCTCTAAAACCGCTGGAAACTACTTCTTGGACAGAAGTCAAAGAAAAGAAGCGAGGATTTGCAGGAAGTATTGGGAATGGAGGAGTTTCCGTTTCCTATGGAACGGATAAGAAAAGTCAAAAGGACACACAAAAGACACAAAATATTTCTGAGATTACCTCAGGAAAGACATTGACAATATCGGCGGAAGAAACGCTGACAGGAAGCTCGGTGAACTTGTATGGAAGAGAAGGCATAAGAGTCACAGGAGAAGAAGGAATCCATCTTAGCACGGCAAAAAATACAAGAGAAGTACAGCAAAAACAAAGTTCTACAAGAGTAGGGGCTAATATCGGAGTAAAATCAGAACTGTTAAATACCGTAGAGAATATAAAGAATTTAGACAAACTGGTAGACAGCTCAGGAGATGGCTATGCTGTATTAAACACGGCTTCCAATCTAGTCGGGGCGATAAAAGACGGAAGCGCTGCGCTAAATCACATTACGAAAGAAAGCTACGGGAAGAAAACCAATGCGAAGGGAAAACAAGATCTTGCGAATGATAATTATAGAGTTCTTTCCACAAATTGGAAAGATTATCTAAGTGCCGGTGTAAGTTTGACAAAGAAGAAAGCGGAAAGTCGAAATTATCAAGAAGAAGTTGTGCAAAATCAAATGGAAAGTGAAGGAAATATTGTGCTTTCTTCCAAACAGGGAAGTATTTCTTTGGAAGGAACGGAGATTAAAACACCAAAAGATGTGAAACTTCTTGCAAAAGAAAAGGTAGAAGTGAGAGCAGCGGAGCAAAAGAATGCATTTTCTTCTTCTTCCAGTCAACGAGGAGCCGGTTTGGATATGAATGGAAGTCTGACGGCTTCCGCTTCCGGACAAAAAGGAAGAGGAGAAGGAACTTCCTATGTCAATTCTCACATTCAAGCAGGAGGAGACTATCAAGTCCTTGCAAAAGAAATTTTGCATGAGGGAGCTAATGTAAAAGCAGGGACTATCCACATGAAAGGGGAAAAGATTCTTGTGGTTTCCAAGCAAGATACTTCCCATCAAAAAGATTCTTCCTATGGAGGAAGCCTCTCTTTCAGTGTAAATCCAAAAGTAACTTTAAACTCTGTTCAACTTTCCGCAAGAAAAGGAAAAGGAAAGGGAGCTTGGGTAAGCGAACAAACAAGTCTTCTAGCAGAACATGGAGGAGAGATTGTTGCAGAGCATTTGGAAAATAGAGGAGCCATTTTCGCTTCGGAAAGTGAAACGAACCAATTAAAGATCCGTGCGCATCACTTGGAAGTTCATGATTTGGAAGACAGTCATCATTATGAAAACAGAGGAGGAGGAGTTTCTCTTTCCTCGAAAGTTCCTAATATATCCGTTTCTCATGATAAAATAGAGAAAGAACAAAAAACAAGAGCTACAGCAGTCAATACAGAATTTGTGATAGCAGGAGAAGAAAAGAAGGCAGAAGAGTTAGGGTTCAATACGGAATTATCCAAGGCACAAGAAATAAGCAAAGAGAAAGAAAAACATCTGAATGCGCAGTTGCATACGGATTTGCTTGGAAAAGACAAACAGGAAGAATTACAACGAGCCGGAAAAGTGTTACAAGATGTTCAACGTGCGGCGATCAATGAAGAAAACACCAAAGGAGATTTCTTAGAACGTTATCGACGAGAAAGAATCATGCGCGGAATTTCAGAAGTGGTAGCGAAGAATCCGGAGTGGCTTTCTGTCTTGGATATGACAGCAGAAAACAGTGGAAAAAGTGAGGCGGAATTGGAACGGGCGAAAGCCGCTGTGATGAATCAAGCGATGAATCAATTTGCCATTTCACGAGGATATCCAGTGAAGTATGATCAAGAGGGAAATGCGATTCTTCCCATCACGACGATCGTTACCAAGATTTCCGATCCGAATACTCCGATGTATATGAGTGCAACAGGGGATCAGTTTGTCATAGATGAAGACTATGTATTATCCATGACGAAGGAACAGGCTCTCAATGGCATAGGACATGAATATGGACATTACAGCAAAGTGGATGATATTGCAACGAGAGATCAAACGGTAGCGAATCATACAGGAAAAAGAGTAGAAGAGTTGACGAAGAACCTTTCTTCCAAGCCGGTGAGTGAAGCAACATGGAAGAATTTAGTCAATACGAGTAGCGTGATTACAGGACCGGGCGCAGATGTGATAGCGAATAGAATTCCTGTTGATGAGAGGGAGTATGTTAACTGGCACAGACTTGGAGAAGGAGTTATAGAAACAGGAATTTCAGGAGTTAGAATTGTACAAGGAGCCGGAGAGGTAACAGTAGGAGCGGGAATCCTTTCCACAGGAGTAGGATTTGTTCCGGGAGGATTGCTAGCAGGTCATGGTAGCAGTGAAGTTGTGTTTGGAGTGAATGATGGAGTAGCAGGACTTCACAAAATATGGTTGGCTATTTTAGAAAAAGATGATGTTGCGGAAAAGAATTATTTACGAGAAAAGTTTGGAGAAGGCTATTCTCTTTTCAATTATATGTCAGCCGCTTCCACCTCACAAACACAAACGATAAAACATGCTTATGGAAATACAGAAAAGCTTTCTTCGTCTCCATACAAAGAGTCCGAAAAAGGAAAAGTATTGGGGGATAAACCGGCAAAAGGATATGAATATGTAAGAAAAGGAGTCATAAGAGGACCAAAAGGAGGAGAATATATTGAGGTAGGAAAGACAGCGCAAGGTTCTATTGTGTATAAGGGCTCTAGCGGATATCGTATTTTTGAAGGAGGAAGATTAAAAGCTATTTCTTCGGGAGAAATCGTAGAACGAGTTTCGGGAAAAGAAGTATTTTATGGAGGAAGAAAAGGGAATTTGAAAACAAGAGCTCAAAATGAAAAAATAGCCGATTATTTGAAAAAAGAAGATTGGGAAATTACAGGAGGAGGAAATAAAACCAGTGAAGAATACATGGAACCATTAATAAAAGGGGATAAAAAGGGAGCCAACTATATAGATGTTACTGCTGAAAAAATGATTGATGGAAAGAAAGTTACAATAAGAATCAATACTGTAGACATAGATAAAAAAACAGGAGCATTAACAAACAGAGAAGCAGCGGCTGAACAATTAATCAACATAAAAATTCAAAGAGAAAATCAGGGAAATCCAAAACTTATCACGATACCTAAGGGACAAGGACTTGGGAATTTAGAAGAAATGATTAAGAAGAGTGTAGAAGACTAA
- a CDS encoding ShlB/FhaC/HecB family hemolysin secretion/activation protein, which yields MKRFVLLFILFASFAYGEILEQENRRILLEKREQLEKIFEPMTRERKVETEWESFLLKIPIQEITVEGNTLLPSFRIRRWKAANCPLRSEKELKEAMQTLENLYMEQGYVTTRVSLDLEKSDFEKGKVTFFVQEGKVEKILYDGKEKPAKTLWTFPWRQNHFLNIRDLDQGMDNLGEDASFRILPGEEEGKSILEVKRKRTVNIFGEVNYNNMGQKTTGKHRIRTSVGFKNILGLNETLSGYYQTKLQRQKKEEDNKNYQISLLLPFQYYQFSYQLESSSYLQTIPALGRKYSATGDTKVQRFGLRRTMHRNEHGKWDFSVQLALKEIKNYMDDIKLITGSRRLSIFSLENSYIGRLGGGLFQGNIGVHFGLRQFGATKDRELWYHTQSSPKAQFRKYTLDMSWYRPFASWHYRGNLALQYSNDILHSSERLSLGDETTVRGFQDFGVQGERGFYFRNELGYDGWKMLRPFIAYDIGEVRRVWKEEGSTSREMLQGISAGLLFSLGNWESRLVFSKAIDFPSSLHIRSHETYISVSYRF from the coding sequence ATGAAACGTTTTGTTTTGTTATTTATATTATTCGCTTCCTTTGCTTATGGGGAAATTCTTGAGCAGGAAAATCGACGGATATTGTTGGAGAAAAGAGAACAATTGGAAAAAATATTTGAGCCTATGACTAGGGAAAGAAAGGTAGAAACGGAATGGGAGTCTTTTCTGTTGAAAATTCCGATTCAGGAAATAACCGTAGAAGGTAACACTTTGTTACCCTCTTTTCGTATTCGTAGATGGAAGGCTGCAAATTGCCCGTTGCGATCTGAAAAAGAATTGAAGGAAGCTATGCAGACCTTGGAAAATTTATATATGGAACAAGGTTATGTCACGACTCGTGTCAGCTTGGATTTAGAAAAATCTGACTTTGAAAAGGGAAAGGTAACTTTTTTTGTTCAGGAAGGGAAAGTGGAAAAAATACTCTATGACGGGAAAGAGAAACCGGCTAAAACTTTATGGACTTTTCCGTGGCGTCAAAACCATTTTCTCAATATTCGAGATTTAGATCAAGGAATGGATAATTTGGGAGAGGATGCAAGTTTTCGTATTTTACCGGGAGAAGAAGAAGGAAAGAGTATTTTAGAAGTGAAGCGGAAAAGAACGGTGAATATTTTTGGAGAAGTGAACTATAATAATATGGGACAGAAGACAACGGGAAAACATCGAATCCGAACATCCGTCGGTTTCAAAAATATTCTGGGCTTGAATGAAACTTTATCCGGATATTACCAGACGAAATTACAAAGACAGAAGAAAGAGGAAGACAATAAGAACTATCAGATTTCGTTGCTTCTTCCTTTTCAATATTATCAGTTTTCCTATCAACTGGAAAGTTCTTCATACTTACAGACAATTCCCGCTTTAGGGAGAAAATATTCTGCAACGGGAGATACCAAAGTACAACGTTTCGGACTTCGCCGGACGATGCATCGAAATGAACATGGAAAATGGGACTTTAGTGTTCAACTCGCTCTAAAAGAGATTAAAAATTATATGGATGATATCAAATTAATAACAGGATCCAGGCGTTTGTCTATTTTTAGTTTAGAAAACAGCTATATCGGAAGACTGGGAGGAGGTCTATTTCAAGGAAACATTGGTGTACATTTCGGACTCCGACAGTTCGGAGCAACGAAGGATCGAGAATTATGGTACCATACTCAAAGCAGTCCGAAGGCACAATTTCGTAAATATACCTTGGATATGAGCTGGTATCGTCCCTTTGCTTCCTGGCATTATCGTGGAAATTTAGCCTTACAGTATTCCAATGATATTTTACATTCCAGTGAGAGACTCTCTCTGGGAGATGAAACCACGGTGAGAGGATTTCAAGATTTCGGAGTTCAAGGAGAAAGAGGATTTTATTTCCGAAATGAGCTTGGCTATGACGGTTGGAAGATGTTACGTCCATTTATTGCTTATGATATAGGAGAAGTTCGTAGAGTATGGAAGGAAGAAGGAAGCACTTCTCGGGAAATGTTACAGGGAATTTCCGCGGGACTTCTTTTCAGCTTAGGAAATTGGGAAAGTAGACTTGTTTTTTCCAAAGCAATTGATTTTCCAAGTTCTTTACACATACGTTCGCATGAGACCTATATAAGTGTTTCATATCGATTTTAG
- a CDS encoding glucosaminidase domain-containing protein, translating into MKKFVILLIISIFSFAFICQDAMASTNAVSITQAKDFSKIAKNRKQVFIDTLVPIINEIKGNIKTDKEKVEEILKKEEAMRTNSEKALLEENYTKYKVNSRTPQELLKKMVLPPTSLIIAQASVESGWGGSKLAQLGNNLFGMTSISKSSADSVKIGNMRYKKYAGIQESVEDYILTISRHNAYKSLRGGIRRGEDSVGLVKHLGSYSELGSKYSSYVAKVIQSNSLQKHDNRDL; encoded by the coding sequence ATGAAAAAATTCGTAATCTTATTGATTATTTCTATTTTTTCGTTTGCATTTATTTGCCAAGATGCGATGGCGAGTACAAATGCAGTGTCTATTACCCAGGCAAAAGATTTTTCAAAAATAGCAAAAAATAGAAAACAAGTATTTATCGATACCTTAGTCCCTATTATCAATGAAATCAAAGGAAACATTAAGACAGATAAAGAAAAAGTAGAGGAAATTCTAAAGAAAGAAGAGGCGATGAGAACAAATTCTGAGAAAGCCCTTTTAGAGGAAAATTATACTAAGTATAAAGTAAATAGTAGAACTCCACAAGAGCTTTTAAAGAAGATGGTATTACCACCTACTTCACTTATCATTGCACAGGCTTCCGTAGAAAGTGGATGGGGAGGTTCTAAATTAGCTCAATTAGGAAATAATTTATTTGGAATGACCTCTATCTCAAAATCCAGTGCAGATTCTGTTAAAATAGGGAATATGAGGTATAAAAAATACGCAGGGATTCAAGAATCGGTTGAGGATTATATTCTCACTATTTCAAGACACAATGCTTATAAAAGTTTACGAGGAGGAATCCGGCGAGGAGAAGACTCAGTAGGTTTGGTAAAGCATTTGGGTAGTTATTCAGAATTAGGAAGCAAGTATAGTTCTTATGTTGCAAAGGTAATTCAAAGTAATTCTTTGCAAAAACACGATAATAGAGATCTTTAA
- a CDS encoding DUF6672 family protein, which yields MVSRNIIRNWGILVILFLGIIYSLMVTGKEHSIILDNRNGLSGLRYSIDGENYQAMGTKKIQRYVQGKAHTIYIKKSNGQVTEKDFQLGFQENDLELDIKEIVKS from the coding sequence ATGGTAAGTCGAAATATAATTAGAAATTGGGGAATCCTTGTAATTCTTTTTCTAGGAATTATTTATAGTTTGATGGTAACTGGGAAGGAACATAGTATTATTTTAGATAATAGGAATGGACTTTCTGGCTTACGTTACAGTATCGATGGAGAAAACTATCAAGCTATGGGAACGAAGAAAATTCAAAGATACGTACAAGGAAAGGCACATACTATTTATATTAAGAAATCTAATGGTCAAGTGACAGAAAAAGACTTTCAATTAGGATTTCAAGAGAATGATTTGGAACTTGATATCAAAGAAATAGTAAAGTCTTGA